One Lentibacillus cibarius DNA window includes the following coding sequences:
- a CDS encoding NRDE family protein → MKEKKGVNSMCLINFHLGSHPDYKLIIAANRDEFYKRPTAPAGFWEDHPQILAGRDLEGMGTWLGVTKNGRIAALTNYRDPNEKQQNKKSRGHIVRNFLASSTPTPDFLEQLRWENKSYAGFNLLAGTPDQLFYYNNIRHDFYPVTAGTHALSNAFLNTPWPKTIKGKSELEHYINNTPSLSPDTLFSMLSDAEEAGDEQLPDTGVGLELERKLSPLFIQTPKYGTRSSTVLLVDKENHVTFVERTYNQGIFANERRFTFQIN, encoded by the coding sequence ATGAAAGAAAAAAAGGGTGTTAATAGCATGTGTCTTATCAATTTTCATTTAGGAAGTCATCCAGATTATAAGCTCATCATAGCCGCCAATCGGGATGAATTTTATAAGCGCCCCACCGCTCCGGCCGGATTTTGGGAAGATCATCCGCAAATTCTCGCCGGACGCGACCTGGAAGGTATGGGCACCTGGCTCGGTGTGACGAAAAATGGTCGCATCGCAGCATTAACCAATTACCGTGATCCTAATGAAAAACAGCAAAATAAAAAGTCCCGCGGTCATATCGTGCGGAACTTTCTAGCAAGCAGCACACCGACACCGGATTTTCTCGAACAACTGCGGTGGGAAAACAAATCATATGCAGGTTTTAACTTGCTCGCCGGTACTCCCGACCAATTATTTTACTATAATAATATTCGCCATGACTTTTATCCAGTGACAGCCGGTACACACGCGTTAAGCAACGCATTTCTTAATACACCCTGGCCGAAAACAATCAAAGGTAAATCAGAACTGGAGCATTATATTAACAACACCCCTTCCTTATCACCTGACACACTGTTCTCCATGTTGTCCGATGCGGAAGAGGCTGGCGATGAGCAGCTTCCTGATACTGGCGTGGGCCTGGAGCTGGAACGCAAATTATCACCTTTATTTATCCAAACACCAAAATACGGGACCCGTTCGTCAACTGTTTTACTTGTTGACAAGGAGAACCATGTTACATTCGTAGAGCGCACATACAACCAAGGTATATTTGCAAACGAGCGCCGGTTCACGTTCCAAATCAACTGA
- a CDS encoding YkyA family protein, giving the protein MKRFAMTGTLIVLMLFVAGCNNEEKRTVTIYQTLEKTASIENGFAEKQQTSVDVGQEEQAMYNKIISLKFEQKDEMNQLINEAKKLNKKQKKLIQEAKKRFNKAYQTFTQIKQVVKKMDDPSEKKKITAIINLMEERKELVASYYEQYAKALRSNDQLYEKIQNNELDASIVDKRINSINQHYKTMKKQEKEFNRKTKKYNQERQHYYQTL; this is encoded by the coding sequence GTGAAACGATTCGCGATGACAGGTACGCTCATTGTATTGATGCTTTTTGTTGCTGGATGTAACAATGAGGAGAAACGGACTGTAACCATATATCAAACGTTAGAAAAGACAGCATCTATTGAAAATGGCTTTGCTGAAAAACAACAAACCTCAGTGGACGTTGGACAAGAAGAACAGGCAATGTATAATAAAATTATTTCACTAAAATTTGAACAAAAAGACGAAATGAACCAGCTTATTAACGAAGCTAAAAAATTGAATAAAAAACAAAAGAAGCTTATTCAAGAAGCTAAAAAAAGATTTAACAAGGCTTACCAAACTTTTACACAAATTAAGCAGGTTGTCAAAAAGATGGATGATCCTAGTGAAAAAAAGAAAATTACAGCGATCATAAACTTGATGGAAGAACGTAAAGAACTTGTTGCGTCCTACTACGAACAATATGCAAAAGCACTTCGCTCTAACGATCAGCTTTATGAAAAAATCCAAAACAATGAACTAGATGCTTCAATCGTTGACAAGCGAATTAATAGCATTAATCAACACTATAAAACAATGAAAAAACAAGAAAAAGAATTTAATCGTAAAACAAAAAAGTATAATCAAGAGCGACAGCATTATTATCAAACATTGTAG
- a CDS encoding polysaccharide deacetylase family protein: MNGRKRLNRLGKITILSLVTLAIVVVMGIIGLMKNKAAGQEESEVSATRVSQLAVSSAQKEKYSDSVLHETILQKKEQERKEALAKKREKQHHEDQQEKAIYLTFDDGPSPASDQLLNILNQYNAKATFFTLGPNIKKYPEAVKRMVDEGYSVGLHGMTHRVREVYASQAAPVNEMVENQRILQEVADIVTNLVRTPYGSVPYLTEEMRDSLHQNGFKLWDWNVDSKDWELKNKRYVTHTINKIEEMERSNKIPVVLLHDKPATIKYLPELLSYLDQKGYKTKKITNELVSLTFPCAGRCRPVS; this comes from the coding sequence ATGAACGGACGTAAACGTTTAAATAGATTAGGAAAGATAACCATTCTTTCCTTGGTAACATTAGCTATTGTAGTGGTAATGGGAATTATAGGGCTTATGAAAAATAAAGCGGCCGGGCAAGAAGAATCCGAAGTATCCGCAACTCGTGTATCCCAGTTAGCTGTCTCTTCTGCCCAAAAAGAGAAATATTCCGATTCCGTGCTCCATGAAACAATCTTGCAAAAAAAAGAACAGGAGCGCAAAGAGGCTCTAGCGAAAAAAAGAGAGAAACAACACCATGAGGATCAGCAAGAAAAAGCTATTTATTTAACATTCGATGATGGCCCATCGCCTGCATCCGATCAGCTGTTGAACATTTTAAATCAATACAATGCCAAAGCAACATTCTTTACGCTGGGACCAAATATCAAAAAGTACCCCGAAGCGGTTAAACGCATGGTAGATGAGGGGTACAGTGTTGGTTTGCACGGTATGACCCATCGTGTCCGGGAAGTGTATGCCTCACAGGCGGCACCGGTCAATGAAATGGTTGAAAACCAACGTATTTTACAAGAAGTAGCTGATATCGTAACTAACCTTGTCCGTACCCCTTATGGAAGTGTTCCTTATTTGACGGAAGAAATGCGAGACTCTCTTCATCAGAACGGCTTTAAATTATGGGATTGGAACGTGGACAGCAAAGATTGGGAACTTAAGAATAAACGGTATGTAACCCATACAATAAATAAAATTGAAGAGATGGAAAGGTCCAACAAAATACCAGTCGTGCTCTTGCATGATAAACCAGCAACAATCAAATATTTACCAGAGCTGCTGTCGTATTTGGATCAAAAAGGCTATAAAACCAAAAAAATAACTAATGAGCTTGTGTCCTTAACGTTTCCATGTGCAGGGCGCTGTCGTCCCGTTAGTTAA
- a CDS encoding DUF3298 and DUF4163 domain-containing protein has product MMDEKLKRLKKEYMNTPIPKELDDVVHDTLRSKQKKPKRPNPNWFIGLAAAVMLFVLTINTSPVIAGNLAKIPVVGSVIQVLTISEIHVHEENYDADITTPNVHNFDNKQTENSLNQKYIQESKQLYDEFKNEVGNLKKNGEGHYNVDASYDVITDNEKILSIKRTVQKTQASSYETIKFDTIDKQKEMLLTLPILFKDDSYISTISNVIKDQMREQIRNDENKVYWVRGAGINLPPEGVFDQIDANQSFYINENHKLVIAFDDYEVAPGYMGTAEFVIPTEKIANELEGDAYIK; this is encoded by the coding sequence ATGATGGATGAAAAATTAAAACGGTTAAAGAAGGAATATATGAATACCCCTATTCCAAAAGAGTTGGATGATGTTGTCCACGATACATTGAGGTCTAAACAAAAAAAGCCGAAACGCCCTAATCCGAATTGGTTCATTGGTTTGGCGGCAGCTGTAATGCTTTTTGTATTGACCATTAATACAAGCCCGGTAATTGCAGGTAACCTCGCAAAAATACCTGTTGTAGGATCGGTTATACAAGTTTTAACAATTAGTGAGATACACGTACACGAAGAAAACTATGATGCGGATATTACTACACCGAATGTGCACAATTTCGACAATAAACAAACGGAAAATAGCCTTAATCAAAAGTATATTCAAGAAAGCAAACAACTATATGACGAATTTAAAAATGAAGTGGGAAATCTGAAGAAAAATGGAGAAGGGCATTACAATGTGGATGCAAGTTATGATGTGATAACGGATAACGAGAAGATCCTCTCTATTAAACGGACCGTTCAAAAAACACAGGCCTCATCTTATGAAACGATTAAATTCGATACAATCGATAAACAGAAAGAGATGTTGCTTACACTTCCGATTTTATTTAAGGATGATAGCTATATTAGCACTATTAGTAATGTGATTAAAGACCAGATGCGTGAGCAAATCCGAAACGATGAAAACAAAGTATATTGGGTACGTGGCGCCGGGATAAACTTGCCTCCTGAAGGGGTATTTGATCAAATTGATGCAAATCAAAGTTTTTACATTAATGAAAACCATAAGTTAGTGATTGCTTTTGATGATTATGAGGTGGCGCCCGGTTATATGGGGACAGCAGAATTTGTTATACCAACTGAGAAAATCGCCAATGAATTGGAAGGGGACGCTTATATTAAGTGA
- a CDS encoding RNA polymerase sigma factor, which produces MKKNKLDDQVISFILDNKNSFYRLAFSYVKNTEDALDIVQDSIEKALLNKHSIKDKQSIKSWFYKIVVHSSLDHLRKNKKLSFIDNDTFDTFYPARNDNCPDIDLERSIDELPVSLKSIIVLRYFEDLKIKEIADILEENKSTIKTRLYKTLKLLRLKMDDVQE; this is translated from the coding sequence ATGAAGAAAAACAAGCTAGATGATCAAGTCATTTCATTTATTTTAGATAACAAGAATAGCTTTTATCGGTTAGCCTTTAGCTATGTTAAAAATACGGAAGATGCCTTGGATATTGTTCAAGATTCAATTGAAAAGGCGCTTTTAAACAAGCATTCGATAAAAGACAAGCAATCTATTAAGAGTTGGTTTTATAAAATCGTGGTCCACAGTTCGCTGGATCATTTACGCAAAAATAAAAAGTTATCCTTTATTGATAATGATACCTTCGATACGTTCTATCCAGCTAGGAATGATAACTGTCCTGACATTGATCTGGAGCGGTCGATTGATGAATTACCCGTGAGTTTAAAAAGCATCATTGTCCTAAGGTATTTCGAGGATTTGAAAATCAAAGAGATAGCAGACATTCTCGAGGAAAATAAAAGTACAATTAAAACACGCCTATATAAAACGCTGAAATTATTACGACTTAAGATGGATGACGTGCAAGAATGA
- a CDS encoding general stress protein codes for MAEEIFGPFDSVEDTVKTVNILELEGYSNTNITIFAHEKYAEKLNNQTDVSVTSFESDPTQDEAFLNKIKKTFFNDIHGTHDLYGHLLDRGLSEGQAKDYSNQVQSGKIIITVETDWKMGNDPTDGTIKMKEKVDHLYQ; via the coding sequence TTGGCAGAGGAAATTTTCGGACCGTTTGATTCAGTGGAAGATACAGTCAAAACAGTCAACATACTGGAACTAGAAGGTTATAGCAACACAAACATTACAATCTTCGCGCATGAAAAATACGCTGAGAAACTTAACAACCAAACAGATGTAAGCGTAACCAGCTTTGAATCTGATCCAACTCAGGACGAAGCATTCCTCAACAAAATTAAAAAAACGTTCTTCAATGACATTCATGGAACGCATGACTTGTACGGACACCTGTTAGACAGAGGACTTTCAGAAGGTCAGGCAAAGGACTACAGCAACCAAGTCCAATCCGGGAAAATCATCATCACGGTAGAGACCGATTGGAAAATGGGAAATGACCCAACCGATGGCACAATAAAAATGAAAGAAAAGGTTGATCATCTTTATCAATAG
- a CDS encoding 3'-5' exonuclease has product MQFVSIDFETANEKRNSPCAIGVVVANADGIVDEFYSLINPMTHFKAFHTRIHGIKADDVINAPTFAELWPTLHGYLAGNMVIAHNASFDMSVMRHTLDYFNLTYPELDYLCTANIARRVWPELTNHKLNTVAAHHGIRFDHHHALEDASVAAKILIKAFETYGTRDLDIFLEKCHMSKGRIYEQGYFPPKAKRTKKSATLYVQ; this is encoded by the coding sequence ATGCAGTTTGTATCCATTGATTTTGAAACGGCCAATGAAAAAAGAAACAGTCCATGTGCCATCGGTGTTGTCGTTGCGAATGCGGACGGAATTGTCGACGAATTTTACAGCCTGATTAATCCTATGACGCACTTTAAAGCTTTTCATACACGTATTCATGGTATTAAAGCGGACGATGTAATCAACGCACCGACTTTCGCTGAGCTCTGGCCGACATTGCACGGTTATCTGGCCGGTAATATGGTTATTGCACATAATGCCAGTTTTGATATGAGTGTGATGCGACATACGCTGGATTATTTTAACCTTACTTATCCGGAACTGGACTATCTTTGTACTGCGAATATAGCAAGACGCGTATGGCCGGAACTTACGAACCATAAACTAAATACAGTTGCCGCTCATCACGGTATTCGTTTTGACCATCACCATGCGTTGGAAGATGCAAGCGTTGCGGCAAAAATTTTAATCAAAGCTTTCGAGACATATGGGACAAGGGATTTGGATATATTTCTAGAGAAGTGTCATATGTCAAAGGGAAGAATCTATGAACAAGGCTACTTCCCACCGAAAGCAAAACGTACGAAAAAAAGCGCAACGTTGTACGTTCAATAA
- a CDS encoding short chain dehydrogenase has protein sequence MRILIVGASGTIGQKVVEQLEPKHEIVRAGRNGADVSVDITSPDSIAEMYKQVGRVDAVVNASGGATFKAVPELTPELNEKGIESKLKGQVNLVLLGQEYVNDGGSFTLTTGVMMDDPIPMGTSAAMANGGVKAFVKSASIEMPRGIRINSVSPNIVQETWDRLGDFFSGFIPVPAAQVARGYVKSVEGKQTGQNYEMY, from the coding sequence ATGCGCATACTTATTGTTGGTGCGAGTGGTACAATTGGGCAGAAAGTAGTGGAACAACTGGAGCCAAAGCATGAAATCGTTCGTGCAGGAAGAAATGGGGCGGATGTCTCGGTTGATATCACCAGTCCGGATAGTATTGCAGAAATGTATAAACAGGTTGGTCGTGTAGATGCGGTTGTCAATGCGTCAGGAGGAGCGACGTTCAAGGCTGTTCCTGAATTAACACCGGAGCTAAATGAAAAAGGGATTGAAAGCAAGTTGAAAGGCCAGGTGAATCTGGTGCTGCTCGGGCAGGAATATGTAAATGATGGCGGCAGTTTCACATTAACGACCGGTGTCATGATGGATGATCCGATTCCAATGGGGACGTCGGCTGCCATGGCAAATGGCGGTGTGAAGGCTTTTGTGAAGTCAGCTTCCATTGAAATGCCAAGAGGGATCCGGATTAACAGTGTAAGTCCCAATATCGTACAGGAAACATGGGATAGACTTGGTGATTTCTTTTCCGGTTTCATCCCGGTACCGGCCGCACAAGTAGCAAGAGGGTATGTAAAAAGTGTGGAAGGTAAGCAAACCGGGCAAAATTATGAAATGTATTGA
- the sppA gene encoding signal peptide peptidase SppA, translating into MNKKRWIALGIAAVLFFVSLGFRLMSSVFTADVESVMDMPRQKFQEEVIEKGTGNKIAILELDGVIQDISTSSLLNSGGYNHERFLEKLEHVGQDTSVDGVILRVNTPGGGVVESDEIHDKVVELQKEYDKPVYVSMGNTAASGGYYISAAADKIVAHPATLTGSIGVIMENFNFAELADEYGVEFNTIKSGKFKDIMSQSRKMTEEEHNILQRMVDDMYADFVQVIVEGRDMSESKVRELGDGRVYTGKQAADNGLVDALGSKEDTIAMMKKDFDWANAKVVKYKGGFELNQFLGGTVKSMFGKEADLAALQELLRQSAGPRAMYLYSK; encoded by the coding sequence TTGAATAAAAAACGTTGGATTGCACTAGGAATTGCGGCAGTTTTATTCTTCGTTTCGCTGGGATTTCGGTTGATGTCCAGTGTGTTTACAGCTGATGTGGAGTCAGTCATGGATATGCCGAGACAGAAATTCCAGGAAGAGGTGATTGAAAAGGGGACCGGGAATAAAATAGCTATACTTGAACTGGATGGTGTCATTCAGGACATTTCCACATCATCGCTTTTGAATTCCGGTGGTTATAACCATGAACGCTTTCTTGAAAAACTTGAACATGTCGGGCAAGATACTAGTGTTGACGGTGTTATTTTACGCGTCAATACACCGGGTGGCGGCGTCGTGGAAAGTGATGAGATCCATGATAAAGTCGTCGAGTTACAAAAAGAATATGACAAACCTGTCTACGTATCGATGGGGAATACAGCCGCTTCCGGTGGTTATTATATCTCCGCTGCGGCCGATAAAATTGTGGCGCATCCCGCGACGCTGACCGGTTCTATCGGTGTGATTATGGAGAACTTTAATTTTGCGGAATTGGCCGATGAATACGGTGTTGAATTTAACACGATTAAGAGCGGGAAATTTAAGGATATCATGTCCCAATCTCGAAAAATGACCGAAGAAGAACACAATATTCTTCAGCGCATGGTTGACGATATGTACGCAGACTTTGTCCAAGTAATCGTTGAAGGCCGTGACATGTCCGAATCTAAAGTTCGTGAACTCGGGGATGGTCGCGTGTATACAGGTAAGCAGGCCGCCGACAACGGACTAGTCGATGCACTTGGTTCAAAGGAAGATACCATCGCTATGATGAAGAAAGATTTTGATTGGGCGAATGCAAAAGTCGTTAAATATAAAGGCGGATTTGAACTAAACCAATTTCTCGGCGGTACAGTGAAAAGCATGTTCGGCAAGGAAGCTGATCTAGCTGCACTTCAGGAACTCTTGCGTCAATCTGCAGGGCCACGTGCAATGTACTTATATTCGAAGTAG
- a CDS encoding RDD family protein has product MSENQETTEAVTITNHHDYAGFWMRFWAYLADLVIVFSINGILLSPFKFIDGGEMDVGFWTVTGIASTIVLYLYFVLMTKFYGKTLGKMIFGLRVIREDQEPLKWSDLLFREVIGRFIYRVFWFMNLFYLSVAFTEEKQGIHDMFADTRVVLDR; this is encoded by the coding sequence ATGAGTGAAAATCAAGAAACAACAGAAGCCGTAACGATAACCAATCATCATGACTACGCCGGGTTCTGGATGCGCTTTTGGGCTTATCTGGCGGATTTAGTAATCGTGTTCAGCATTAACGGCATCCTGCTCAGTCCATTTAAATTCATCGACGGTGGGGAGATGGATGTCGGGTTCTGGACCGTAACCGGCATAGCCAGCACGATTGTCCTTTATTTGTACTTTGTGCTGATGACTAAGTTTTACGGAAAAACATTAGGGAAAATGATTTTTGGCCTGCGTGTCATTCGAGAAGACCAGGAACCGTTAAAATGGAGTGATTTGCTTTTTCGCGAGGTTATCGGGCGCTTCATTTACCGCGTGTTCTGGTTTATGAACCTGTTTTATTTATCTGTTGCATTCACTGAAGAAAAACAGGGAATCCACGATATGTTCGCCGATACGCGTGTAGTGTTGGATCGGTAG
- a CDS encoding small, acid-soluble spore protein L, whose translation MADKKDNWKSRQVKTSVNKQGLSEDAADQQPDSQLEQRAKKKNTKI comes from the coding sequence ATGGCTGATAAAAAAGATAATTGGAAAAGCCGTCAAGTGAAAACGAGCGTTAATAAGCAAGGTTTAAGCGAAGATGCAGCAGATCAGCAGCCTGACAGCCAACTTGAGCAACGAGCGAAAAAGAAGAATACGAAAATATAA
- a CDS encoding sporulation protein: MDNTLHFLRESLANTSENAMTKQIIARLEANDFTNEEEFVKSLSEEEMAYLDSVVGKELNYAQNAEDDVRAKQLNEVYELLF, from the coding sequence ATCGATAATACACTGCATTTTTTACGTGAATCATTGGCAAACACAAGTGAGAACGCAATGACGAAACAAATTATTGCTAGGCTTGAGGCAAATGACTTTACTAATGAGGAGGAATTTGTTAAAAGCCTAAGTGAAGAGGAAATGGCATACCTTGATAGCGTAGTCGGGAAAGAATTAAACTATGCCCAGAATGCTGAAGATGATGTACGTGCTAAACAATTAAATGAAGTGTATGAATTGCTTTTCTGA